From one Misgurnus anguillicaudatus chromosome 2, ASM2758022v2, whole genome shotgun sequence genomic stretch:
- the urod gene encoding uroporphyrinogen decarboxylase — MEKDNLILPKDFPELKNDTFLRAARGEEVEHIPVWCMRQAGRYLPEFRESRAGKDFFETCRSPEACCELTLQPLRRFPFDAAIIFSDILVVPQAMGMDVEMTSGKGPTFPEPLKEPEDLQRLRSKVDVSSELNYVFKAITLTRHRIEGKVPLIGFTGAPWTLMSYMIEGGGSTTHSKAKRWLYRYPEASHKLLSQITDVIVEYLLGQVKAGAQALQVFESHAGCLGPIEFKEFSLPYLRDIARRVKDKIKQSGLNSVPMIVFAKDGHYGLEDLSESGYEVVGLDWTIDPHSARVKTGGKVSLQGNMDPCALYATKERISEIVRKMLEGFGMKGYIANLGHGLYPDMDPENVGAFVEAVHTHSRQLLKRK; from the exons ATGGAAAAGGACAATCTTATTCT TCCCAAAGATTTCCCGGAGCTGAAAAATGACACATTCCTGAGAGCCGCACGAGGAGAAGAGGTGGAGCACATTCCTGTGTGGTGTATGAGACAGGCTGGACGCTATCTGCCGG AATTCCGAGAATCCAGGGCTGGAAAAGATTTCTTTGAGACATGCCGTTCCCCTGAAGCTTGTTGTGAACTTACTCTACAG CCTCTCCGACGATTCCCATTTGATGCAGCCATTATCTTCTCTGACATCCTGGTAGTGCCTCAG GCTATGGGAATGGATGTTGAAATGACTTCAGGAAAGGGCCCCACATTCCCAGAACCACTGAAGGAGCCTGAAGATCTACAGAGACTTAGGAGCAAAGTGGACGTGTCATCAGAACTCAACTATGTTTTTAAAGCCATCACGTTAACGCGCCACAGAATAGAGGGAAAGGTTCCTCTCATTGGCTTTACAGGAGCCCCT TGGACTCTAATGTCCTACATGATTGAAGGAGGAGGATCCACCACACACTCAAAAGCTAAACGCTGGCTATACAGATACCCAGAAGCCAGCCACAAACTCCTGAGCCAGATCACAGATGTAATAGTGGAGTATCTTCTAGGACAGGTGAAAGCTGGAGCTCAG GCACTGCAGGTTTTCGAGTCTCATGCTGGTTGTTTGGGCCCAATAGAGTTTAAAGAGTTTTCTCTGCCATACCTGAGAGACATTGCCCGCCGTGTTAAGGACAAGATCAAACAATCTGGTTTGAACAGTGTGCCTATG ATTGTTTTTGCTAAAGATGGCCATTATGGGCTTGAGGACCTCTCTGAGTCTGGTTATGAAGTAGTGGGTCTAGACTGGACCATTGATCCTCATTCAGCACG TGTGAAAACTGGAGGAAAAGTTAGTTTGCAAGGCAACATGGATCCCTGCGCTCTTTATGCCACAAAG gaGCGTATATCAGAGATCGTGAGGAAGATGCTGGAGGGCTTTGGCATGAAGGGCTACATCGCTAATCTGGGTCATGGGCTGTACCCTGACATGGACCCAGAAAACGTTGGGGCATTTGTGGAGGCCGTTCACACCCATTCTCGCCAGCTCCTGAAACGCAAATAA